The Panulirus ornatus isolate Po-2019 chromosome 32, ASM3632096v1, whole genome shotgun sequence genome includes a window with the following:
- the LOC139759099 gene encoding cuticle protein 6-like, protein MNALTILSLAAVAACSGAQLPWYPGLYGAHPGLHSWYRSGLPLMPQPTMKAMAPVPMAYNMAPFASMAPIHSQYGAQNEFGQYSFGYNAGLSARNEMRDAFGNVRGSYNYLDADGKVQTQHYVADALGYRVSGTNLPEAPAPAVPEYTPEVAAARAAHQAAHSEASVAAAATPATQ, encoded by the exons ATGAACGCTCTG ACAATTCTATCCCTTGCGGCCGTTGCTGCGTGCAGCGGTGCCCAGCTGCCATGGTATCCAGGACTCTATGGTGCCCACCCCGGTCTCCACTCATGGTACAGAAGTGGTCTGCCACTCATGCCTCAACCTACCATGAAGGCTATGGCTCCCGTACCTATGGCTTACAACATGGCCCCCTTCGCCTCTATGGCACCTATTCACTCTCAGTATGGTGCTCAGAACGAGTTCGGTCAGTATTCCTTCGGCTACAACGCTGGTCTCAGCGCCCGCAATGAGATGCGTGACGCCTTCGGCAATGTGCGTGGCTCATACAACTACCTGGACGCCGACGGTAAGGTGCAGACCCAGCACTACGTAGCCGATGCCCTGGGCTACCGTGTGTCCGGCACCAACCTGCCTGAGGCTCCCGCCCCAGCTGTCCCCGAGTACACTCCTGAGGTCGCCGCCGCCAGGGCCGCCCACCAGGCAGCTCACAGCGAGGCTTCAGTTGCCGCTGCTGCCACCCCCGCGACTCAGTAG
- the LOC139759323 gene encoding uncharacterized protein has product MNTLTVLSIAAVAACASAQWLGYPGVYGGYPGILGAYPGLWNAAAPVTLKTVAAAPITIKAAAPTPLAYNVAPFAPAAPIQNQFHAQDEFGQYSFGYNGGFNTRNEMRDAFGNVRGSYNYLDADGKVQTQHYVADALGFRVSGTNLPEAIAAEYLDYAEDVAAARAEHLAAHEAAAAPAALPEAKYIDYAEDVAAARAEHLAAYEEASAAAAEAAAAAAAAAADAAPAAEESSA; this is encoded by the exons ATGAACACTTTG ACTGTGCTTTCCATCGCGGCCGTGGCGGCGTGCGCCAGTGCCCAGTGGCTAGGATATCCCGGCGTGTATGGTGGTTACCCTGGCATCTTGGGAGCCTACCCTGGGCTCTGGAATGCAGCTGCACCAGTGACTCTTAAGACCGTGGCTGCTGCACCCATTACCATCAAGGCTGCTGCTCCCACACCCCTGGCATACAACGTGGCTCCTTTCGCCCCTGCTGCACCTATCCAGAACCAGTTCCACGCACAAGACGAGTTCGGCCAGTATTCCTTCGGCTACAACGGAGGCTTCAACACCCGCAATGAGATGCGTGACGCCTTTGGTAATGTGCGCGGCTCATACAACTACCTGGACGCCGACGGCAAGGTGCAGACCCAGCACTACGTAGCCGATGCCCTGGGCTTCCGCGTGTCCGGCACCAACCTGCCTGAGGCTATCGCCGCTGAATACCTCGACTATGCTGAAGATGTCGCCGCCGCTAGGGCCGAGCACCTGGCCGCTCATGAGGCCGCAGCTGCTCCCGCTGCCCTGCCCGAGGCAAAATACATTGACTACGCTGAAGATGTAGCCGCCGCTAGGGCCGAACACCTGGCTGCTTACGAAGAAGCCTCAGCTGCCGCTGCCGAAgccgctgctgccgccgctgctgccgccgctgaTGCCGCCCCTGCTGCTGAAGAATCCAGCGCCTAG
- the LOC139759097 gene encoding uncharacterized protein has translation MNTLTVLSIAAVAVCASAQPLGYFGVYGGYPGIWGAYPGLWNAAAPVTLKTVASEPITIKAAAPTPLAYNVAPFAPAAPIQNQFHAQDEFGQYSFGYNGGFNTRNEMRDAFGNVRGSYNYLDADGKVQTQHYVADALGFRVSGTNLPEAIAAEYLDYAEDVAAARAEHLAAHEAAAAPAALPEPKYIDYAEDVAAARAEHLAAYEEASAAAAEAAAAAAAAAADAAPAAEESSA, from the exons ATGAACACTTTG ACTGTGCTTTCCATTGCGGCCGTAGCGGTGTGCGCCAGTGCCCAGCCACTGGGATATTTCGGCGTGTATGGTGGTTACCCTGGCATCTGGGGAGCCTACCCTGGGCTCTGGAATGCAGCTGCCCCAGTGACTCTTAAGACCGTGGCTTCTGAACCCATCACCATCAAGGCTGCTGCTCCTACACCTCTGGCATACAACGTGGCTCCTTTCGCCCCTGCTGCACCTATCCAGAACCAGTTCCACGCACAAGACGAGTTCGGCCAGTACTCCTTCGGCTACAACGGAGGCTTCAACACCCGCAATGAGATGCGTGACGCCTTTGGTAATGTGCGCGGCTCATACAACTACCTGGACGCCGACGGTAAGGTGCAGACCCAGCACTACGTAGCCGATGCCCTGGGCTTCCGCGTGTCCGGCACCAACCTGCCCGAGGCTATCGCCGCTGAATACCTCGACTATGCTGAAGATGTGGCCGCCGCTAGGGCTGAGCACCTGGCCGCTCACGAGGCCGCAGCTGCTCCCGCTGCCCTGCCCGAGCCAAAATACATTGACTACGCTGAAGATGTAGCCGCCGCTAGGGCCGAACACCTGGCTGCTTACGAAGAAGCCTCAGCTGCCGCTGCCgaagccgctgctgctgccgctgctgccgccgctgaTGCCGCCCCTGCTGCTGAAGAATCCAGCGCCTAG
- the LOC139759096 gene encoding uncharacterized protein: MNTLTVLSIAAVAVCASAQPLGYLGVYGGYPGIWGAYPGLWNAAAPVTLKTVASEPITIKAAAPTPLAYNVAPFAPAAPIQNQFHAQDEFGQYSFGFNGGFNTRNEMRDAFGNVRGSYNYLDADGKVQTQHYVADALGFRVSGTNLPEAIAAEYLDYAEDVAAARAEHLAAHEAAAAPAALPEPKYIDYAEDVAAARAEHLAAHEAAAAPAALPEPQYIDYAEDVAAARAEHLAAHDEASAAAAAAQESTA; the protein is encoded by the exons ATGAACACTTTG ACTGTGCTTTCCATTGCGGCCGTAGCGGTGTGCGCCAGTGCCCAGCCGCTGGGATATCTTGGCGTGTATGGTGGTTACCCTGGCATCTGGGGAGCCTACCCTGGGCTCTGGAATGCAGCTGCACCAGTGACTCTTAAGACCGTGGCTTCTGAGCCCATCACCATCAAGGCTGCTGCCCCTACACCTCTGGCATACAACGTGGCTCCTTTCGCCCCTGCTGCACCTATCCAGAACCAGTTCCACGCACAAGACGAGTTCGGCCAGTACTCCTTCGGCTTCAACGGTGGCTTCAACACCCGCAATGAGATGCGTGACGCCTTCGGTAATGTGCGCGGCTCATACAACTACCTGGACGCCGACGGTAAGGTGCAGACCCAGCACTACGTAGCCGATGCCCTGGGCTTCCGCGTGTCCGGCACCAACCTGCCCGAGGCTATCGCCGCTGAATACCTCGACTATGCTGAAGACGTCGCCGCCGCTAGGGCCGAACACCTGGCCGCTCACGAGGCCGCAGCTGCTCCCGCTGCCCTGCCCGAACCAAAATACATTGACTACGCTGAAGACGTTGCCGCCGCTAGAGCCGAACACCTGGCTGCTCATGAAGCCGCAGCAGCTCCCGCTGCCCTGCCAGAGCCACAGTACATTGACTACGCTGAAGACGTCGCTGCCGCTAGGGCCGAACACCTTGCCGCTCACGACGAAGCCTcagctgccgccgccgctgcacAAGAATCCACCGCCTAG
- the LOC139759327 gene encoding uncharacterized protein, with product MNALTVFTLAAVAACSVAQLPWYQGLYGAHPGLHPWYRSGLPLMPQPTMKALAPAPMAYNMAPFASMAPIHSQYNAQDEFGQYSFGYNGGFNARAETRDAFGNVRGSYNYLDSDGKVQTQHYVADALGFRVSGTNLPEAAAPEFLDYTQEVAAARADHLAAHAAKPEPKYIDYTPEVATARADHQAAHDEATAATAPAARKRRSVIISNPNSFLRFPYGFSAPFNFAHPTMMGSALPYTAGFPTYAGHPALTYASAAAAPAAPLDAELLRIENNPEHAVSYRVY from the exons ATGAACGCTCTG ACAGTGTTTACTCTTGCGGCCGTTGCTGCGTGCAGCGTGGCTCAGCTGCCATGGTATCAAGGACTCTATGGTGCGCACCCCGGTCTCCACCCATGGTACAGAAGTGGCCTGCCACTCATGCCACAGCCCACCATGAAGGCTTTGGCTCCCGCTCCAATGGCTTACAACATGGCTCCCTTCGCCTCTATGGCACCTATCCATTCCCAGTACAATGCTCAAGATGAATTCGGTCAGTACTCCTTCGGCTACAACGGTGGCTTCAACGCTCGCGCTGAGACACGCGACGCCTTCGGCAATGTGCGCGGCTCATACAACTACTTGGATTCCGACGGCAAGGTGCAGACCCAGCACTACGTGGCCGATGCCCTGGGCTTCCGTGTGTCCGGAACAAACCTGCCTGAGGCTGCCGCCCCTGAATTCCTCGACTACACACAAGAAGTCGCCGCCGCTAGGGCCGACCACCTGGCCGCTCACGCTGCCAAGCCCGAACCCAAGTACATTGACTACACTCCAGAGGTCGCCACCGCCAGGGCCGATCACCAGGCCGCTCACGACGAGGCCACAGCTGCCACAGCCCCTGCCGCTCGCAAGAGGCGCTCTGTTATCATCTCCAACCCCAACTCTTTCCTCCGCTTTCCCTATGGTTTCTCTGCTCCCTTCAACTTCGCCCACCCAACCATGATGGGCTCAGCTCTTCCCTATACTGCCGGCTTCCCCACCTACGCTGGTCACCCCGCCCTCACCtacgcctccgccgccgccgctcctgCTGCCCCCCTTGACGCTGAGCTCCTCCGTATTGAAAACAACCCAGAGCACGCTGTCTCCTACCGTGTGTACTAG
- the LOC139759325 gene encoding uncharacterized protein gives MNALTVFTLAAVAACSVAQLPWYQGLYGAHPGLHSWYRSGLPLMPQPTMKALAPAPMAYNMAPFASMAPIHSQYNAQDEFGQYSFGYNGGFNARAETRDAFGNVRGSYNYVDSDGKVQTQHYVADALGFRVSGTNLPEAAAPEFLDYTQEVAAARADHLAAHAAKPEPKYIDYTPEVATARADHQAAHDEATAATAPAARKRRSVIISNPNSFLRFPYGLSTPFNFAHPTMMGSALPYTAGFPTYAGHPALTYASVAAAPAAPLDAELLRIENNPEHAVSYRVY, from the exons ATGAACGCTCTG ACAGTGTTTACTCTTGCGGCCGTTGCTGCGTGCAGCGTGGCTCAGCTACCATGGTATCAAGGACTCTATGGTGCCCACCCCGGTCTCCACTCATGGTACAGAAGTGGTCTGCCACTCATGCCACAGCCCACCATGAAGGCTTTGGCTCCCGCTCCAATGGCTTACAACATGGCTCCCTTCGCCTCCATGGCACCTATCCATTCCCAGTACAATGCTCAGGACGAATTCGGCCAGTACTCCTTCGGCTACAACGGTGGCTTCAACGCTCGCGCTGAGACACGTGACGCCTTCGGCAATGTGCGCGGCTCATACAACTACGTGGATTCCGACGGAAAGGTGCAGACCCAGCACTACGTGGCCGATGCCCTGGGCTTCCGTGTGTCCGGCACCAACCTGCCTGAGGCTGCCGCCCCTGAATTCCTCGACTACACACAAGAAGTCGCCGCCGCTAGGGCCGACCACCTGGCCGCTCACGCTGCCAAGCCCGAACCCAAGTACATTGACTACACTCCAGAGGTCGCCACCGCAAGGGCCGATCACCAGGCCGCTCACGACGAGGCCACAGCTGCCACAGCCCCTGCCGCTCGCAAGAGGCGCTCTGTTATCATCTCCAACCCCAACTCTTTCCTCCGCTTTCCCTATGGTCTCTCTACTCCCTTCAACTTCGCTCACCCAACCATGATGGGCTCAGCTCTTCCCTATACTGCCGGCTTCCCCACCTACGCTGGTCACCCCGCCCTCACCTACGCCTCCGTCGCCGCCGCCCCTGCTGCCCCCCTTGACGCTGAGCTCCTCCGTATTGAAAACAACCCAGAGCACGCTGTCTCCTACCGTGTGTACTAG
- the LOC139759108 gene encoding uncharacterized protein, with the protein MNALTVFTLAAVAACSVAQLPWYQGLYGAHPGLHSWYRSGLPLMPQPTMKALAAAPMAYNMAPFASMAPIHSQYNAQDEFGQYSFGYNGGFNARAETRDAFGNVRGSYNYVDSDGKVQTQHYVADALGFRVSGTNLPEAAAPEFLDYTQEVAAARADHLAAHAAKPEPKYIDYTPEVATARADHQAAHDEATAATAPAARKRRSVIISNSNSFLRFPYGFSAPFNFAHPTMMGSALPYTAGFPTYAGHPALTYASAAAAPAAPLDAELLRIENNPEHAVSYRVY; encoded by the exons ATGAACGCTCTG ACAGTGTTTACTCTTGCGGCCGTTGCTGCGTGCAGCGTGGCTCAGCTGCCATGGTATCAAGGACTCTATGGTGCCCATCCCGGTCTCCACTCATGGTACAGAAGTGGTCTGCCACTCATGCCACAGCCCACCATGAAGGCTTTGGCTGCCGCTCCTATGGCTTACAACATGGCTCCCTTCGCCTCCATGGCACCTATCCATTCCCAGTACAATGCTCAGGACGAATTCGGTCAGTACTCCTTCGGCTACAACGGTGGCTTCAACGCTCGCGCTGAGACACGCGACGCCTTTGGCAATGTGCGCGGCTCATACAACTACGTGGATTCCGACGGCAAGGTGCAGACCCAGCACTACGTGGCCGATGCCCTGGGCTTCCGTGTGTCCGGCACCAACCTGCCTGAGGCTGCCGCCCCTGAATTCCTCGACTACACACAAGAAGTCGCCGCCGCTAGGGCCGACCACCTGGCCGCTCACGCTGCCAAGCCCGAACCCAAGTACATTGACTACACTCCAGAGGTCGCCACCGCCAGGGCCGATCACCAGGCCGCTCACGACGAGGCCACAGCTGCCACAGCCCCTGCCGCTCGCAAGAGGCGCTCTGTTATCATCTCCAACTCCAACTCTTTCCTCCGCTTTCCCTATGGCTTCTCTGCTCCATTCAACTTCGCCCACCCAACCATGATGGGCTCAGCTCTTCCCTACACTGCCGGCTTCCCCACCTACGCTGGTCACCCCGCCCTCACCtacgcctccgccgccgccgcccctgcTGCCCCCCTTGACGCTGAGCTCCTCCGTATTGAAAACAACCCAGAACACGCTGTCTCCTACCGTGTGTACTAG
- the LOC139759095 gene encoding uncharacterized protein, translating to MNTLTVLSIAAVAVCASAQPLGYFGVYGGYPGIWGAYPGLWNAAAPVTLKTVASEPITIKAAAPTPLAYNVAPFAPAAPIQNQFHAQDEFGQYSFGYNGGFNTRNEMRDAFGNVRGSYNYLDADGKVQTQHYVADALGFRVSGTNLPEAIAAEYLDYAEDVAAARAEHLAAHEAAAAPAALPEPKYIDYAEDVAAARAEHLAAHEAANAEAALAEPKYIDYTPEVAAARADHQAAHDEASAAAAAAAAEDSSA from the exons ATGAACACTTTG ACTGTGCTTTCCATTGCGGCCGTAGCGGTGTGCGCCAGTGCCCAGCCACTGGGATATTTCGGCGTGTATGGTGGTTACCCTGGCATCTGGGGAGCCTACCCTGGGCTCTGGAATGCAGCTGCACCAGTGACTCTTAAGACCGTGGCTTCTGAACCCATCACCATCAAGGCTGCTGCTCCTACACCTCTGGCATACAACGTGGCTCCTTTCGCCCCTGCTGCACCTATCCAGAACCAGTTCCACGCACAAGACGAGTTCGGCCAGTACTCCTTCGGCTACAACGGAGGCTTCAACACCCGCAATGAGATGCGTGACGCCTTTGGTAATGTGCGCGGCTCATACAACTACCTGGACGCCGACGGTAAGGTGCAGACCCAGCACTACGTAGCCGATGCCCTGGGCTTCCGCGTGTCCGGCACCAACCTGCCCGAGGCTATCGCCGCTGAATACCTCGACTATGCTGAAGACGTCGCCGCCGCTAGGGCCGAGCACCTGGCCGCTCACGAGGCCGCAGCTGCTCCCGCTGCCCTGCCCGAGCCAAAATACATTGACTACGCTGAAGACGTCGCCGCTGCTAGGGCCGAACACCTTGCCGCTCACGAGGCTGCCAATGCTGAGGCTGCCTTGGCAGAACCTAAGTACATTGACTACACTCCAGAGGTCGCCGCCGCCAGGGCCGACCATCAGGCCGCTCATGACGAAGCCTcagctgctgccgccgccgctgccgccgaaGACTCCAGCGCATAG
- the LOC139759324 gene encoding uncharacterized protein — protein sequence MNSVTVLSIAALAACASAQPLGYFGVYGGYPGTWGAYPGLWNAAAPVTLKTVASEPITIEAAAPTPLAYNVAPFAPAAPVQSRFHAQDEFGQYSFGFNGGFNSRNEMRDAFGNVRGSYNYLDSNGKVQTQHYVADALGFRVSGTNLPEATAPAVPEYTQEVATVRAAHLALHEAVDASAALPEPEYTEEVAAARAEHLTAHEEAAAASAALSEPENTEEVAVAEAEPLTAQVEAVAAPAAVAEPEYTPEVASLRAVHQAAHDEATAAAAAAAAAQDPSA from the exons ATGAACTCTGTG ACCGTGCTTTCCATTGCGGCCTTAGCGGCGTGCGCCAGTGCCCAGCCACTGGGATATTTCGGCGTGTATGGTGGTTACCCTGGCACTTGGGGAGCCTACCCTGGGCTCTGGAATGCAGCTGCACCAGTGACTCTTAAGACCGTCGCTTCTGAACCCATCACCATCGAGGCTGCTGCTCCTACACCCCTGGCATACAACGTGGCTCCTTTCGCCCCTGCTGCACCTGTGCAGTCTAGGTTCCACGCACAAGACGAGTTCGGCCAGTACTCCTTCGGCTTCAACGGTGGCTTCAACTCTCGCAATGAAATGCGTGACGCCTTCGGCAATGTGCGCGGCTCATACAACTACTTGGACTCCAATGGCAAGGTGCAGACCCAGCACTACGTAGCCGATGCCCTGGGCTTCCGCGTTTCCGGCACCAACCTGCCTGAGGCTACCGCCCCAGCTGTCCCCGAGTACACTCAAGAGGTCGCCACTGTTAGGGCCGCCCATCTGGCCCTTCATGAGGCCGTAGATGCTTCCGCTGCCCTGCCTGAGCCCGAATACACTGAAGAGGTCGCTGCCGCACGGGCCGAGCACCTTACCGCTCACGAAGAGGCCGCAGCTGCTTCAGCCGCCCTGTCCGAGCCCGAGAACACTGAAGAGGTCGCCGTCGCTGAGGCCGAGCCCCTCACCGCTCAGGTGGAGGCTGTAGCTGCTCCCGCTGCCGTGGCCGAGCCTGAGTACACTCCAGAGGTCGCTTCCCTGAGGGCCGTCCACCAAGCCGCTCACGACGAGGCCacagctgccgccgccgccgccgccgctgcccaAGACCCCAGTGCGTAG
- the LOC139759328 gene encoding uncharacterized protein — protein sequence MNALTVFTLAAVAACSVAQLPWYQGLYGAHPGLHPWYRSGLPLMPQPTMKALAPAPMAYNMAPFASMAPIHSQYNAQDEFGQYSFGYNGGFNARAETRDAFGNVRGSYNYLDSDGKVQTQHYVADALGFRVSGTNLPEAAAPEFLDYTQEVAAARADHLAAHAAKPEPKYIDYTPEVATARADHQAAHDEATAATAPAARKRRSVIISNPNSFLRFPYGFSAPFNFAHPTMMGSALPYTAGLPTYAGHPALTYASAAAAPAAPLDAELLRIENNPEHAVSYRVY from the exons ATGAACGCTCTG ACAGTGTTTACTCTTGCGGCCGTTGCTGCGTGCAGCGTGGCTCAGCTGCCATGGTATCAAGGACTCTATGGTGCGCACCCCGGTCTCCACCCATGGTACAGAAGTGGTCTGCCACTCATGCCACAGCCCACCATGAAGGCTTTGGCTCCCGCTCCAATGGCTTACAACATGGCTCCCTTCGCCTCTATGGCACCTATCCATTCCCAGTACAATGCTCAGGACGAATTCGGTCAGTACTCCTTCGGCTACAACGGTGGCTTCAACGCTCGCGCTGAGACACGCGACGCCTTCGGCAATGTGCGCGGCTCATACAACTACTTGGATTCCGACGGCAAGGTGCAGACCCAGCACTACGTGGCCGATGCCCTGGGCTTCCGTGTGTCCGGAACCAACCTGCCTGAGGCTGCCGCCCCTGAATTCCTCGACTACACACAAGAAGTCGCCGCCGCTAGGGCCGACCACCTGGCCGCTCACGCTGCCAAGCCCGAACCCAAGTACATTGACTACACTCCAGAGGTCGCCACCGCAAGGGCCGATCACCAGGCCGCTCACGACGAGGCCACAGCTGCCACAGCCCCTGCCGCTCGTAAGAGGCGCTCTGTTATCATCTCCAACCCCAACTCTTTCCTCCGCTTTCCCTATGGTTTCTCTGCTCCCTTCAACTTCGCCCACCCAACCATGATGGGCTCAGCTCTTCCCTACACTGCCGGCTTACCCACCTACGCTGGTCATCCCGCCCTCACCtacgcctccgccgccgccgcccctgcTGCCCCCCTTGACGCTGAGCTCCTCCGTATTGAAAACAACCCAGAGCACGCTGTCTCCTACCGTGTGTACTAG